One stretch of Halapricum desulfuricans DNA includes these proteins:
- a CDS encoding NUDIX hydrolase — MTAVDNLWYLADEASQQAEQTYHDLESHHDGVTEFTKTRWVSRRRFRTVAQRISENGLPYGAHALVTDSSGSILLVRHRDVDMWVLPGGEVDDGESFEAAARRELDEEAGVEATFDGLALLGRVEFQGDGHTTWGVLPIYEGVADSTELSVDDPDGEIARARWFETLPDDARDRSVLQSWLDD; from the coding sequence ATGACAGCCGTCGACAACCTGTGGTATCTGGCCGACGAGGCCAGCCAGCAGGCCGAGCAGACCTACCACGATCTCGAGTCGCATCACGACGGCGTCACCGAGTTCACGAAGACGCGCTGGGTCTCGCGACGGCGGTTCCGGACGGTCGCCCAGCGGATCAGCGAGAACGGGCTTCCGTACGGCGCCCACGCGCTGGTGACCGACAGCAGCGGCTCGATCCTGCTGGTCCGCCACCGCGACGTCGACATGTGGGTGTTGCCCGGCGGCGAAGTCGACGACGGGGAGTCCTTCGAGGCGGCCGCGCGGCGCGAACTCGACGAAGAGGCGGGGGTCGAAGCCACGTTCGACGGGCTCGCGCTGCTCGGGCGCGTCGAGTTCCAGGGCGACGGGCACACGACCTGGGGCGTGTTACCGATCTATGAAGGTGTGGCCGACTCGACTGAGCTGTCCGTCGACGATCCCGACGGCGAGATCGCCCGGGCGCGCTGGTTCGAGACGCTCCCCGACGACGCCCGGGACCGGTCCGTCCTGCAGTCCTGGCTCGACGACTAG
- a CDS encoding NifU family protein: protein MSTDTDDGTSDLENRIANFLRRNFPQIQMHGGSAAIRELDPEAGEVTVALGGACSGCGISPMTIQAIKTRMTKEIPEIETVHANTGAGGGMGGASDGPTLPGESRGGSVDDGSDDEGPQAPF from the coding sequence ATGAGTACTGACACGGACGACGGAACGAGCGACCTCGAAAACCGCATCGCTAATTTCCTGCGGCGGAACTTCCCGCAGATCCAGATGCACGGCGGGAGTGCGGCGATTCGGGAACTCGATCCGGAAGCCGGAGAGGTCACGGTCGCGCTGGGTGGAGCCTGCAGCGGCTGTGGGATCTCTCCGATGACGATTCAGGCGATCAAGACCCGCATGACCAAAGAGATCCCCGAGATCGAGACCGTCCACGCCAACACCGGCGCTGGTGGCGGCATGGGCGGTGCCTCCGACGGCCCGACGCTCCCCGGCGAGTCCCGCGGCGGGAGCGTCGACGACGGCAGCGACGACGAAGGCCCGCAGGCCCCGTTCTGA
- a CDS encoding ketopantoate reductase family protein, which yields MRVVVFGAGSLGSLIGGLLADEHDVTLIGRESHVLAVRDRGLEITGAIETTSYPDAATAVSGSAELAIVTVKSYDTAAAARALEAADPDVVLSLQNGLGNEEVLAEALAATVLAGTCTYGARLIEPGVVRCTGAGEVTLGARSGGRSAAAERVGTAVRRAGIDATVAADMPRRLWEKLAINAAINAVTALARIENGALADGPANDVATRAARETARVARANGIDLADERAIGALETVVETTAANRSSMYQDLEAGRRTEIDAINGAVLERANDPVPVNETLAALVRAWERERDLR from the coding sequence ATGCGAGTCGTCGTCTTCGGGGCGGGGAGCCTCGGCAGCCTGATCGGAGGATTGCTCGCCGACGAACACGACGTGACGCTGATCGGCCGCGAGTCTCACGTGCTCGCTGTCCGGGACCGCGGGCTGGAGATCACTGGTGCGATCGAGACGACGAGCTACCCCGACGCGGCCACAGCCGTGTCGGGATCGGCCGAACTGGCGATCGTGACGGTCAAAAGCTACGACACCGCCGCGGCGGCCCGGGCGCTGGAGGCGGCCGATCCCGATGTCGTGCTCTCGTTGCAGAACGGGCTCGGCAACGAGGAAGTGCTGGCCGAGGCGCTTGCGGCGACCGTCCTGGCGGGGACATGCACCTACGGGGCGCGGCTGATCGAGCCCGGCGTCGTCCGGTGTACCGGCGCGGGTGAGGTGACGCTCGGGGCGAGATCCGGAGGACGCTCAGCGGCCGCCGAACGAGTCGGGACCGCCGTCCGTCGGGCCGGCATCGACGCGACCGTCGCGGCCGACATGCCGCGGCGGCTCTGGGAGAAGCTCGCGATCAACGCGGCGATCAACGCAGTCACGGCGCTGGCCCGGATCGAAAACGGCGCGCTCGCAGACGGCCCCGCGAACGACGTTGCCACACGCGCAGCCCGGGAGACCGCACGCGTCGCCCGGGCGAACGGGATCGATCTCGCCGACGAACGCGCGATCGGCGCGCTCGAAACTGTCGTCGAAACGACGGCGGCAAACCGCTCGTCGATGTATCAGGACCTCGAAGCCGGGCGACGGACAGAAATCGACGCGATCAACGGGGCCGTCCTCGAGCGAGCGAACGATCCCGTTCCGGTGAACGAGACGCTGGCGGCGCTCGTCAGGGCCTGGGAACGCGAACGAGACCTGCGCTGA
- a CDS encoding DUF7130 family rubredoxin-like protein produces the protein MSEPDDADVTFGTEIYDEKGNRLGTVRGFDEHGFYVSTDEGITAMSSEHVASGIPGEAELTWRCYECGAIGNIEELPEDGCPDCGAPKEAIYYHIQD, from the coding sequence ATGAGCGAACCAGACGACGCCGACGTCACGTTCGGCACGGAGATCTACGACGAGAAGGGCAATCGACTCGGCACGGTTCGGGGCTTCGACGAACACGGCTTCTACGTCAGCACCGACGAGGGGATCACGGCGATGTCGAGCGAACACGTCGCTTCGGGGATCCCGGGCGAGGCCGAGCTGACCTGGCGGTGTTACGAGTGCGGCGCGATCGGGAACATCGAGGAACTGCCCGAAGACGGCTGTCCCGACTGCGGCGCGCCGAAAGAGGCCATCTACTACCACATTCAGGATTGA
- a CDS encoding DUF2298 domain-containing protein — MEYALVALWLVTYLLLLYLGQPLAAALLPDLEDRGATVALPLGLAVVWLVVFVIGRVSIRLGLWVGLLALAGLSAVAVYRGFEVEHDAYARAALVFAIAFLFLVAVRAVDPAASPAAGEKFLDMSLLQSSLRGSTIPPEDAWFAGETVRYYYGGHLLASLLARVTGTSGRLAYNLALSGYYATLVTAAYGLAGSIAAHRGFSYRRAGIAAAFFVGLASNLLTPLRFGGAVLEAVAARAGPLGVFPSALSAVWNWFAGLLLPLPRDYGIATSTSEFSYWPASRVLEGAITEFPLFAWLNGDLHAHMMSTPFLLAVAAVLFQTFAAGTDRPQSRTLATVFGVVPALGATIAVVNSWSFPAVGGLTVLALALAPERPLVSLLGRERATLDYDGPFARPLLEARTLALAGVAGGVALGLAWLLSSPYWLATASSTGGIGLLPDRSTLAELLVAHGSFLLLFWLYLYRHSRPVVVSRPVLAALVVLLLAVTTAIDVVAIGLFGPLILVGWVLLRDERPHTPAPSKATDAPESADINAPKPADSDVPARPGFETVLLVGAAGLVVLAEFVYLQDGAVSGRFNTVFKVYAQVWLLAAVAAGVVLTRLIDQHHSSLGLSGPRWRRGFLAGAAVLAGSLSLYGGLALSGHFGLADSAASLPGPLSAVPAGVVLGGLLLGLAAIGWPALRRVSAVMPAERGAYRAGARLTVGLLVVSVAFVGGLAVVDAAGDADPTVDALAFVESDHPAEADAIYWLDREVDGQPNMVSYPGQQYQWDNAPASLTGVPTVVGKPPEAVYRGGDVYRQRVADVETVFTGRPAEQRRLLTEYDVELIYVGPHERRNYPDSTVSNLSAVTVEKQWPAVTIYRVDQAALGNGTG; from the coding sequence ATGGAATACGCCCTCGTCGCGCTGTGGCTGGTGACGTATCTCCTGTTGCTGTATCTCGGACAGCCACTCGCGGCCGCGTTGCTTCCGGACCTCGAGGACCGCGGGGCCACGGTCGCGCTCCCGCTCGGGCTGGCGGTCGTCTGGCTCGTCGTGTTCGTCATCGGGCGCGTCTCGATCCGGCTCGGGCTCTGGGTCGGGTTGCTCGCCCTCGCCGGGCTCTCGGCGGTCGCGGTCTATCGGGGCTTCGAGGTCGAGCACGACGCGTACGCACGCGCCGCGCTCGTGTTCGCAATCGCCTTTCTCTTTCTGGTCGCGGTTCGGGCGGTCGATCCGGCCGCCTCGCCCGCGGCGGGCGAGAAGTTCCTCGACATGAGCCTGCTGCAGTCCTCGCTACGGGGGTCGACGATCCCGCCGGAGGACGCCTGGTTCGCCGGCGAGACCGTCCGGTATTACTACGGCGGGCACCTGCTCGCGTCGCTGCTGGCCCGGGTTACCGGGACGAGCGGTCGGCTGGCCTACAACCTCGCGCTGTCGGGCTACTACGCGACGCTCGTGACGGCGGCCTACGGGCTGGCCGGATCGATCGCTGCCCACCGCGGGTTCTCCTACCGGCGAGCGGGGATCGCGGCCGCCTTCTTCGTCGGGTTGGCCAGCAACCTCCTGACGCCGCTGCGCTTTGGCGGCGCGGTGCTCGAGGCCGTCGCCGCCCGGGCCGGGCCGCTGGGTGTATTTCCGTCGGCGCTTTCGGCCGTCTGGAACTGGTTCGCCGGGCTCTTGCTCCCGTTACCGCGGGATTACGGGATCGCGACCTCGACCTCGGAGTTCAGCTACTGGCCTGCAAGCCGGGTGCTCGAGGGCGCGATCACCGAGTTCCCGCTGTTCGCGTGGCTCAACGGCGACCTCCACGCCCACATGATGAGCACGCCGTTCCTGCTGGCCGTCGCGGCCGTGCTCTTTCAGACGTTCGCCGCCGGGACCGACCGCCCGCAGTCCCGGACGCTGGCGACCGTCTTCGGCGTCGTCCCGGCGCTGGGGGCGACGATTGCCGTCGTCAACTCGTGGTCGTTCCCCGCCGTCGGCGGCCTGACCGTGCTGGCGCTCGCGCTCGCGCCCGAACGGCCGCTCGTGTCTCTTCTCGGTCGAGAACGGGCGACACTGGATTACGACGGGCCGTTCGCCCGCCCGCTGCTCGAAGCGCGGACGCTCGCCCTCGCCGGAGTCGCCGGCGGTGTCGCCCTCGGGCTGGCCTGGCTGCTCTCCTCGCCGTACTGGCTCGCGACCGCGAGTTCGACGGGCGGGATCGGGCTGCTCCCCGACCGGAGCACGCTCGCGGAACTGCTCGTCGCACACGGGTCCTTCCTGCTCCTGTTCTGGCTGTACCTCTATCGACACAGTCGGCCAGTGGTCGTCTCTCGACCGGTGCTGGCCGCTCTTGTCGTCTTGCTCCTCGCGGTGACGACAGCCATCGATGTCGTCGCGATCGGCCTGTTCGGCCCGCTGATCCTCGTCGGCTGGGTGTTGCTCCGCGACGAGCGTCCCCACACGCCGGCCCCCTCGAAAGCGACCGACGCCCCCGAATCGGCCGACATCAACGCCCCAAAACCGGCAGACAGCGACGTCCCGGCCCGCCCCGGGTTCGAGACCGTGCTGCTGGTCGGGGCGGCCGGACTGGTCGTGCTCGCCGAGTTCGTCTACCTGCAGGACGGGGCGGTCTCCGGACGGTTCAACACTGTGTTCAAGGTCTACGCGCAGGTATGGCTGCTCGCGGCGGTCGCGGCCGGGGTCGTCCTGACGCGACTGATCGACCAGCATCACTCGTCGCTCGGCCTCTCGGGACCGCGGTGGCGACGCGGGTTCCTGGCCGGCGCGGCCGTGCTCGCCGGCTCGCTCTCGCTGTACGGCGGTCTCGCCCTCTCGGGGCACTTCGGGCTGGCCGACTCTGCGGCGAGTCTGCCCGGACCGCTGTCGGCCGTCCCCGCGGGTGTCGTCCTCGGGGGATTGCTGCTCGGCCTGGCGGCGATCGGCTGGCCGGCACTGCGGCGGGTTTCGGCAGTGATGCCGGCCGAGCGTGGAGCGTATCGGGCCGGGGCCCGGCTGACGGTCGGGCTGCTCGTCGTCTCGGTCGCCTTCGTCGGCGGCCTCGCGGTCGTCGATGCGGCCGGGGACGCCGATCCGACGGTGGACGCGCTCGCGTTCGTCGAGTCGGACCACCCTGCGGAGGCCGACGCGATCTACTGGCTCGATCGGGAGGTCGACGGACAGCCGAACATGGTCAGCTATCCGGGCCAGCAGTACCAGTGGGACAACGCGCCCGCCAGCCTGACCGGCGTGCCGACGGTCGTGGGCAAGCCACCC